The Corynebacterium comes genome window below encodes:
- the bioB gene encoding biotin synthase BioB, which translates to MTGASPVSDILALARATALEKGEGLREPELLQVLELGDEHLPELLDLAHQVRLRWCGEEVEIEGIISLKTGGCPEDCHFCSQSGLFESPVRSVQLDVAELVEAAKQTQKSGATEFCIVAAVKGPDERLMAQLEEAVTAVYAEVDIHVSVSVGILTREQVDRLKAVGVKRYNHNLESARSFFPRVATTHTWDDRHRTLEMIRDAGIEVCSGGILGMGESLAQRAEFAVQLAAFAPEEVPINFLDPRPGTPFADRPLIDAAEALKATAMLRLAMPKATLRFGGGRELTLGDLGVQKGLAGGANALIVGNYLTTLGRPMEEDLDMLDGLRIPIKAVGQVI; encoded by the coding sequence ATGACTGGAGCCTCACCCGTGTCCGACATCCTCGCCCTCGCCCGCGCCACCGCCCTGGAGAAGGGGGAGGGCCTCAGGGAGCCGGAGCTTCTTCAGGTCCTCGAACTCGGTGACGAGCACCTCCCCGAGCTCCTCGACCTCGCACACCAGGTGCGTCTGCGCTGGTGCGGCGAGGAGGTCGAGATCGAGGGGATCATCTCCCTCAAGACGGGCGGCTGCCCGGAGGACTGCCACTTCTGCTCCCAGTCGGGACTCTTCGAGTCCCCCGTGCGCTCGGTGCAGCTCGACGTCGCCGAGCTCGTCGAGGCCGCGAAGCAGACGCAGAAATCCGGCGCCACCGAGTTCTGCATCGTCGCCGCCGTCAAGGGTCCGGACGAGCGCCTCATGGCACAGCTCGAGGAGGCCGTCACCGCCGTCTACGCGGAGGTGGATATCCACGTCTCGGTGTCCGTGGGGATCCTCACCCGGGAGCAGGTCGACCGCCTGAAGGCTGTCGGAGTCAAGCGCTACAACCACAACCTCGAGTCCGCACGATCCTTCTTCCCACGCGTGGCCACCACCCACACCTGGGACGATCGCCACCGCACCCTGGAGATGATCCGCGACGCCGGCATCGAGGTCTGCTCCGGCGGCATCCTCGGCATGGGCGAGTCCCTCGCGCAGCGCGCCGAGTTCGCCGTCCAGCTCGCCGCGTTCGCACCCGAAGAGGTCCCGATCAACTTCCTCGACCCGCGCCCCGGCACCCCCTTCGCTGATCGCCCGCTCATCGACGCCGCCGAGGCCCTCAAGGCCACCGCCATGCTGCGGCTGGCCATGCCGAAGGCCACCCTGCGTTTCGGCGGCGGCCGCGAACTGACCCTCGGAGACCTCGGCGTGCAGAAGGGTCTGGCTGGCGGCGCGAACGCGTTGATCGTCGGCAACTACCTGACCACCCTGGGCCGCCCCATGGAGGAGGACCTCGACATGCTCGACGGACTGCGCATCCCGATCAAGGCCGTCGGCCAGGTCATCTGA
- the bsaP gene encoding biotin synthase auxiliary protein BsaP, with amino-acid sequence MGELAAAAAAGEAPAFHPNTGAQIGVDGERALSVGAAAGLEPPRYCQLCGRRMKVQIRPSGWLAECSRHGELDSVLFER; translated from the coding sequence ATGGGCGAACTCGCAGCGGCTGCCGCCGCAGGTGAGGCCCCGGCCTTCCACCCGAATACGGGTGCGCAGATCGGTGTCGACGGGGAGCGGGCGCTCTCCGTGGGGGCGGCCGCCGGCCTGGAACCGCCGCGCTACTGCCAGCTCTGCGGCCGACGAATGAAGGTCCAAATCAGGCCCTCGGGCTGGCTCGCCGAATGCTCCCGCCACGGGGAGTTGGATTCGGTGCTGTTCGAGCGCTGA
- a CDS encoding caspase family protein: protein MVSAQALHIGLNRVDPAAYAGWEGRLQACENDAAALHSQTSGRGYNAQILLSEDATSGRVFGILSEAARTLVAGDIFVLTYAGHGGRFADLSDDETDSMDETWLLYNREILDDEIHQALAAFASGVRVVVLSDSCHSGTVIRRMLEEQRWHTPRAAPSWVQTQVLELDRQLYDAVRRRTPRPEELPVSASILLISGSQDDQFSMEGDQHGAFTEAVLATLNDGNFNGDYRALHAATVAGLPPDQVPNFFQDGRPWPEFAAQKPFTIPPPAGSTSLGGSQGTSEKMSPTVKVTLTIETAVTDLTALLEEFLKTGEKDQA from the coding sequence ATGGTCTCCGCGCAGGCGCTGCACATCGGACTGAACCGGGTCGATCCCGCCGCTTACGCGGGCTGGGAAGGTCGTCTGCAGGCATGCGAGAACGACGCCGCAGCGCTACATTCCCAGACAAGTGGACGTGGCTACAACGCCCAGATCCTCCTGAGCGAGGACGCAACGTCCGGAAGAGTCTTCGGCATCCTCAGCGAGGCTGCTCGGACGCTGGTCGCGGGAGATATCTTCGTGCTCACCTATGCCGGTCACGGAGGCAGATTCGCGGACCTCAGCGATGACGAAACCGACAGCATGGACGAGACGTGGCTGCTCTACAATCGAGAAATTCTGGACGATGAAATACATCAGGCCCTGGCGGCGTTCGCTTCAGGTGTCAGAGTGGTCGTTCTGTCAGACAGCTGCCACAGTGGAACTGTCATCAGAAGAATGCTGGAAGAGCAACGTTGGCACACGCCACGGGCGGCTCCGTCATGGGTCCAGACACAGGTCCTTGAGCTGGACCGTCAGCTCTACGACGCTGTGAGACGTCGGACTCCCCGGCCGGAGGAGCTACCGGTCTCTGCGAGCATCCTGCTCATCTCGGGAAGCCAGGATGACCAGTTCTCCATGGAGGGTGACCAACATGGCGCGTTCACCGAAGCGGTCCTCGCCACTTTGAACGACGGAAACTTCAACGGTGATTACCGGGCGTTGCATGCTGCCACTGTCGCCGGCCTTCCCCCGGATCAGGTGCCCAACTTCTTCCAGGATGGTCGGCCGTGGCCTGAGTTTGCTGCCCAGAAACCCTTCACGATCCCTCCTCCAGCGGGCTCCACATCCCTCGGTGGTTCACAAGGCACCAGCGAGAAGATGTCTCCGACCGTGAAGGTGACCCTCACCATCGAAACCGCCGTTACCGACCTGACGGCACTACTGGAGGAATTCCTAAAGACGGGGGAAAAGGATCAAGCCTGA
- a CDS encoding Rv0909 family putative TA system antitoxin — translation MDSARDKAREFLADEGKTDALLDKAVQHATDRFGEDKAGQISQARDAADQRIGGGGDNRVDAEAGDDPQADPDPAL, via the coding sequence ATGGACAGTGCCAGGGACAAGGCCCGCGAGTTCCTCGCCGACGAGGGGAAGACCGACGCTCTGCTGGACAAGGCGGTGCAGCACGCCACCGACCGTTTCGGCGAGGACAAGGCCGGGCAGATCTCCCAGGCCCGCGATGCCGCCGACCAGCGCATCGGCGGGGGCGGGGACAACCGTGTCGATGCCGAGGCCGGCGACGATCCGCAGGCCGACCCCGACCCCGCGCTCTAG
- a CDS encoding SDR family oxidoreductase — protein MTLNDNTPGLGLTELPDPDGTVLVVGDAGLIGSYAARQYARQGWPVHGISRRELPDAEWTHHSADLLDAAALSDLISTTDGLRDTTHLVFGAYVEKPSDPELIEVNDALLRNTLDALQAAGAPLRHVTLYQGGKAYGHHLGFFNTPAKESDPRLIAPHFYSTQEDILRARASEGGFAFTALRPEGVTGYATGNPMNLLLVIGVYAAISRELGLPLRFPGTRAAYEVLYQTTDAELLARATVWAGSSGQAANEIFNVNNGDQFRWAQLWPRFAQHFGMDYAPPQQMSLAEAMPQHAAVWERLVERHGLVDTPFDRLVGWGVGDFLFHHEADNITSTVKVRQAGFADALDTETRLLQLFDRLVEDKVLPPFDA, from the coding sequence ATGACCCTCAACGACAACACCCCGGGCCTCGGCCTGACTGAACTCCCCGACCCGGACGGCACCGTCCTCGTCGTCGGCGACGCCGGCCTGATCGGCAGCTACGCCGCACGCCAGTACGCCCGCCAGGGTTGGCCCGTGCACGGCATCAGCCGCCGAGAGCTTCCCGACGCCGAGTGGACCCACCACAGCGCCGACCTTCTCGACGCCGCCGCGCTCAGCGATCTCATCTCCACCACCGATGGCCTGCGCGACACGACGCACCTGGTCTTCGGCGCGTACGTCGAGAAGCCGAGCGACCCGGAGCTCATCGAGGTCAACGACGCCCTGCTGCGCAACACCCTCGACGCACTGCAGGCCGCCGGCGCACCGCTGAGGCACGTCACCCTCTACCAGGGCGGCAAGGCCTACGGCCATCACCTCGGATTCTTCAACACCCCGGCCAAAGAGTCGGACCCGCGCCTGATCGCCCCGCACTTCTACTCCACCCAGGAGGACATCCTGCGGGCGCGGGCCAGCGAAGGCGGCTTCGCCTTCACCGCCCTGCGGCCGGAGGGAGTCACCGGCTACGCCACCGGCAACCCGATGAACCTGCTGCTGGTGATCGGCGTCTACGCCGCGATCTCCCGGGAGCTCGGCCTGCCGCTGCGCTTCCCCGGCACCCGCGCCGCCTACGAGGTTCTGTACCAGACCACCGACGCCGAGTTGCTCGCCCGGGCGACCGTCTGGGCCGGCTCCTCCGGGCAGGCCGCGAACGAGATCTTCAACGTGAACAACGGCGACCAGTTCCGCTGGGCGCAACTGTGGCCGCGCTTCGCGCAGCACTTCGGCATGGACTACGCCCCGCCGCAGCAGATGTCGCTGGCTGAAGCCATGCCGCAGCACGCGGCCGTGTGGGAGCGGCTGGTCGAACGCCACGGACTGGTGGACACCCCCTTCGACAGGCTCGTCGGCTGGGGCGTGGGTGACTTCCTCTTCCACCACGAGGCGGACAACATCACCTCGACCGTGAAGGTCAGGCAGGCCGGCTTCGCCGACGCCCTGGACACCGAGACCAGGCTGCTCCAGCTCTTCGACCGCCTGGTCGAGGACAAGGTGCTGCCGCCCTTCGACGCTTAG
- a CDS encoding aldo/keto reductase, with product MSLPQITLPLVLGGNTFGWTSDRETSFAVLDAFVAAGGTLIDTADLYAVWAGDGTGGDSERVLGEWFAARGNRDRVVLATKMGGLAPYDNQQHDSVVAALDASLKRLQTDYIDVFYSHYDDENVSIADQATTYDSLVTAGKVRHIALSNYTPERMREWFEYATANNLTVPAAIQTQYNLLHRRDFEESYLPLAREYGAATFPYFALASGFLTGKYRSAEDLEGRNRQGFMAGYATAEGFAVVDKLVEVAEARGAEPATVALAWQLAKGVTAPIASASTPEQLPALVAAPTLQLTSDEVESLDTASQPFA from the coding sequence ATGTCCCTTCCCCAGATCACCCTTCCGCTCGTCCTCGGCGGCAACACCTTCGGCTGGACCTCCGACCGCGAGACCTCCTTCGCCGTCCTCGACGCCTTCGTGGCGGCAGGTGGCACGCTCATCGACACCGCCGACCTCTACGCCGTGTGGGCCGGCGACGGCACGGGTGGCGACTCCGAGCGGGTCCTGGGCGAGTGGTTCGCCGCCCGCGGCAACCGCGACCGGGTCGTCCTGGCCACCAAGATGGGCGGCCTGGCCCCTTATGACAACCAGCAGCACGACTCCGTCGTCGCCGCGCTCGACGCTTCGCTGAAGCGCCTGCAGACCGATTACATCGACGTCTTCTACAGCCACTACGACGATGAGAACGTCTCCATCGCCGACCAGGCCACCACCTACGACTCCCTGGTCACGGCCGGCAAGGTACGCCACATCGCGCTCTCCAATTACACCCCGGAGCGCATGCGCGAGTGGTTCGAATACGCCACGGCCAACAATCTGACCGTGCCCGCGGCCATCCAGACGCAGTACAACCTCCTTCACCGCAGGGACTTCGAGGAGTCCTACCTGCCGCTCGCCCGCGAGTACGGTGCCGCCACCTTCCCCTACTTCGCGTTGGCCTCCGGCTTCCTCACCGGCAAGTACCGCTCCGCAGAGGACCTCGAAGGCCGCAACCGCCAGGGCTTCATGGCGGGTTACGCCACCGCGGAGGGCTTCGCGGTCGTGGACAAGCTCGTCGAGGTCGCCGAGGCCCGCGGCGCCGAACCCGCCACCGTCGCGCTCGCCTGGCAGCTGGCCAAGGGCGTCACCGCACCGATCGCCTCGGCGTCGACACCCGAGCAGCTCCCGGCACTGGTCGCCGCCCCCACCCTCCAGCTGACCTCCGACGAGGTCGAGTCCCTGGACACCGCCTCCCAGCCCTTCGCCTGA
- a CDS encoding MarR family winged helix-turn-helix transcriptional regulator, producing MNPSETPRWLSPGEMDTWLSLWSVLEWLPVRLDAQLREDAGVSLAEYNALSQISIAPDASVRMSELAVVANMKLPHLSRVITRLEKAGWVRRIPDPADGRYTLAQLTDDGKIKVAAAAPGHVEAVRAYVFDGLSPEQVAALGAAAARIVEAVDAPGPAR from the coding sequence ATGAACCCCTCGGAAACGCCGCGCTGGCTCAGCCCGGGCGAGATGGACACCTGGCTCTCCCTCTGGTCCGTACTGGAATGGCTGCCGGTCCGGCTGGACGCGCAGCTGCGCGAGGACGCCGGCGTCTCGCTCGCCGAATACAACGCCCTCTCACAGATCTCCATCGCCCCGGACGCCTCCGTGCGGATGAGTGAACTGGCGGTGGTGGCCAACATGAAACTGCCGCACCTCTCCCGCGTGATCACCCGGTTGGAGAAAGCCGGCTGGGTGCGCCGCATCCCGGACCCCGCCGACGGCCGCTACACGCTGGCCCAGCTCACGGATGACGGGAAAATTAAGGTCGCCGCGGCGGCCCCCGGCCACGTGGAGGCGGTCCGGGCGTACGTCTTCGACGGTCTGTCTCCCGAGCAGGTCGCCGCCCTGGGTGCGGCCGCAGCACGTATCGTCGAGGCGGTCGACGCTCCGGGGCCGGCGCGCTGA
- a CDS encoding monooxygenase — protein sequence MKQLLVFEFPSTGPFGPEAEAAYADLADDIAGQEGLVWKVWTEDPQREVAGGVYLFADEASARAYVEKHTARLAGFGITDITATAYEVNEGLSRVDHALLER from the coding sequence ATGAAACAGCTCCTGGTTTTCGAGTTCCCGTCCACCGGTCCCTTCGGCCCCGAAGCCGAGGCCGCCTACGCCGACCTGGCAGATGACATCGCCGGTCAGGAGGGTCTGGTCTGGAAGGTCTGGACCGAGGATCCGCAGCGCGAGGTCGCCGGCGGCGTCTACCTCTTCGCCGATGAGGCCAGCGCCCGGGCCTACGTGGAGAAGCACACCGCCCGCCTGGCGGGCTTCGGCATCACCGACATCACCGCCACGGCCTACGAGGTCAATGAGGGTCTTTCCCGCGTCGACCACGCGCTGCTGGAACGCTGA
- a CDS encoding DUF4334 domain-containing protein, whose protein sequence is MTGEVIAELEVGVTPARALEIFDALPAVGIEEMYGRWAGSESPTGNPLDGLLGAYGWHGKRFSSADGVAPLIFAHNGELFGVEPAVIPVRLALRFPRLAHHPAVVAAGRLCLPLLKTGRPKARLRMVVYRGVATATMIYDSQPINDHFRRLDADTLLGLMDLRGLSEPFFFLLRREISAR, encoded by the coding sequence ATGACCGGTGAGGTGATCGCTGAACTGGAAGTCGGCGTGACCCCGGCCCGTGCGTTGGAGATCTTCGATGCCCTCCCGGCCGTGGGCATCGAGGAGATGTACGGCCGGTGGGCCGGCTCCGAGTCGCCCACCGGCAACCCGCTCGACGGGCTGCTGGGCGCCTACGGCTGGCACGGCAAACGCTTCTCCTCCGCGGACGGGGTGGCCCCGCTCATCTTCGCCCACAACGGAGAGCTCTTTGGGGTGGAGCCGGCCGTCATCCCCGTGCGTCTGGCGCTGAGGTTCCCCCGGCTCGCGCATCACCCGGCGGTGGTCGCGGCCGGGCGACTCTGCCTGCCGCTGCTGAAGACCGGCCGGCCGAAGGCGCGGCTGCGCATGGTCGTCTACCGGGGGGTGGCCACGGCGACGATGATCTACGACTCCCAGCCCATCAACGACCACTTCCGCCGACTCGACGCCGACACCCTCCTCGGCCTGATGGACCTGCGCGGCCTGTCCGAGCCCTTCTTCTTTCTGCTGCGCCGCGAGATTTCCGCCCGCTAA
- a CDS encoding succinic semialdehyde dehydrogenase, which produces MTTLTVTSPATGSHIGDVPVHSAADTSDAFSRARLVQPAWAATPVAQRRKIMLCLHDLLLERQAEFLDVIQDETGKNRASAFDEILDVAVTARHYAHAAARLLTPRRVRGAVPVLTRTHVERVPVGVVGIISPWNYPLALALSDAIPALLGGNTVVLKPDEKTPFTALRALALLEEAGLPRDVMQVLTGRGVVTGQAVAQECDYLMFTGSTAVGRRLAATAGERLIGFSAELGGKNPLIVAPDADVARAARGAATACFTNSGQLCISIERIYVHHDVADEFLTAFIAHTEAMNIGRGREWTLDMGSLISEEHKLRVAALVHDAVSRGATVLTGGRERSDLGPAFYSPTILTDVPSDARLFGEETFGPVVAVEVVDNIDEAVARANESSYGLNASVWGSVPTARKIASRLQAGTVNINEGFAAAWGSLDAPMGGWKQSGVGRRHGDVGLLKYTEERTVAVQRMLPLSGPSSMPRERYAQVMSTALRYGRVMLR; this is translated from the coding sequence ATGACCACGCTGACCGTCACCTCCCCGGCCACCGGATCCCACATCGGTGACGTCCCCGTCCATTCCGCCGCCGACACCTCCGACGCCTTCTCCCGCGCCCGACTCGTCCAGCCCGCCTGGGCCGCGACGCCCGTCGCACAGCGCAGGAAGATCATGCTGTGCCTCCATGACCTGCTGCTCGAGCGGCAGGCCGAGTTCCTGGACGTCATCCAGGACGAGACCGGCAAGAACCGCGCGAGCGCCTTCGACGAGATTCTCGACGTCGCCGTCACCGCCCGCCACTACGCCCACGCCGCCGCGCGCCTGCTCACGCCCCGCCGGGTCCGCGGGGCGGTGCCCGTGCTCACCCGCACCCACGTCGAGCGCGTCCCGGTGGGCGTGGTAGGCATCATCTCCCCGTGGAACTACCCGCTCGCCCTGGCGCTTTCCGACGCCATCCCGGCGCTCCTCGGCGGCAACACCGTCGTGCTCAAGCCGGACGAGAAGACCCCGTTCACGGCCCTGCGCGCACTCGCACTCCTCGAGGAGGCCGGCCTGCCCCGCGATGTGATGCAGGTGCTCACGGGCCGGGGCGTGGTCACCGGCCAGGCGGTCGCGCAGGAATGTGACTACCTCATGTTCACCGGCTCCACCGCCGTGGGGCGCCGATTGGCCGCGACCGCCGGGGAGAGGCTCATTGGTTTCTCAGCCGAGCTGGGCGGCAAGAACCCGCTCATCGTGGCACCTGACGCCGACGTCGCACGCGCCGCCCGCGGGGCTGCCACGGCCTGCTTCACCAACTCAGGCCAGCTGTGCATCTCGATCGAGCGGATCTACGTGCACCACGATGTCGCCGACGAATTCCTCACCGCCTTCATTGCCCACACCGAGGCCATGAATATCGGCCGCGGCCGCGAATGGACGCTGGACATGGGTTCGCTGATCTCCGAGGAACACAAGCTCAGAGTCGCTGCGCTTGTCCACGACGCCGTCTCCCGCGGCGCCACCGTCCTCACCGGCGGCCGGGAGCGAAGCGATCTGGGACCCGCCTTCTACTCCCCCACCATCCTCACCGACGTGCCTTCCGACGCCAGGCTCTTCGGCGAGGAGACCTTCGGCCCCGTCGTCGCGGTGGAGGTCGTGGACAACATCGACGAGGCCGTGGCAAGGGCGAACGAATCCAGCTACGGGCTCAACGCCTCGGTGTGGGGTTCGGTGCCGACCGCACGGAAGATCGCCTCCCGCCTGCAGGCCGGCACCGTCAACATCAACGAGGGCTTCGCCGCCGCCTGGGGTTCCCTCGACGCACCCATGGGCGGGTGGAAGCAGTCTGGCGTGGGCCGACGACACGGCGACGTGGGCCTGCTCAAGTACACCGAGGAGCGGACTGTCGCGGTCCAGCGGATGCTGCCGCTCAGCGGGCCGTCGTCGATGCCGCGCGAGCGTTATGCGCAGGTGATGTCGACGGCCCTGCGCTACGGCCGGGTGATGCTGCGTTAG
- a CDS encoding aspartate/glutamate racemase family protein — protein MKKLGLIGGTGPESTLIYYRRLHESVQKAAGETVIPPMTIENLSAFRVFEYLEQGDVEKLHDYLLAGINSLAAAGAEFAALSANTTHIVFDRLRESSPLPLISSIDSTRRAVAESGARSVALLGTRFTMVNDFLAGPLRQDGVHVAIPDDEEIAYIQEKIATELELGAVKAETRAGFLRIIDRLIADDAVELVILACTELPILFPPGTLPVPGLDTIDPHVEDLTREILRR, from the coding sequence ATGAAGAAACTCGGCCTCATCGGCGGAACCGGACCCGAATCGACACTCATCTACTACCGGCGCCTCCACGAGAGCGTGCAGAAGGCGGCCGGCGAAACGGTCATCCCTCCGATGACCATCGAGAACCTCAGCGCCTTCCGGGTCTTCGAGTACCTGGAGCAGGGGGACGTCGAGAAGCTCCACGACTACCTCCTCGCGGGCATCAACAGCCTCGCGGCCGCCGGCGCCGAGTTTGCGGCACTCAGCGCGAACACCACGCACATCGTCTTCGACCGCCTGCGGGAATCCTCTCCACTGCCGCTCATCAGCTCGATCGACTCGACCCGACGTGCCGTCGCCGAGTCCGGCGCGAGGTCCGTCGCGTTGCTGGGCACCAGGTTCACCATGGTCAATGACTTTCTCGCGGGACCGCTGCGGCAGGACGGCGTGCACGTGGCGATCCCGGACGACGAGGAGATCGCGTACATCCAGGAGAAGATCGCCACGGAGCTGGAACTGGGGGCCGTCAAGGCGGAGACCCGCGCGGGATTCCTCCGGATCATCGACCGACTCATCGCAGACGACGCCGTTGAACTGGTCATCCTCGCCTGTACCGAACTGCCGATCCTCTTCCCCCCGGGCACCCTGCCGGTGCCGGGACTGGACACCATCGACCCGCATGTCGAAGATCTCACCCGTGAGATCCTGCGGAGGTAG
- a CDS encoding SDR family NAD(P)-dependent oxidoreductase: protein MTLTTGPALEHKIAAVTGAGSGMGLATVRAFVREGATVYAMDISQDNLDREFRDQPQVTAIGLDISDSAAVNEAFDRIRENHGKLHALVNAAGVSVPNRRAVEWVDDINHRMVEAMKKGEPFAPEFLGEIPDEDFDRVMKINLYGTFYTTRAAVPLLKAAGGGAITNFASIAGLVSLPMPAYYPASKAAVVGMTRSNAGELAPFNIRVNALAPAGINTAMMNQSGDDHVQALLSLQPLKRLAEPEEVAQTLVFLSSDAGAHYTGQVFSPSGGAYLT from the coding sequence ATGACTCTCACCACGGGCCCCGCCCTGGAACACAAGATCGCCGCAGTCACCGGCGCCGGCTCCGGGATGGGCCTGGCCACCGTCCGGGCCTTTGTCCGGGAGGGCGCCACCGTCTACGCCATGGACATTTCCCAGGACAACCTCGACCGGGAGTTCCGGGATCAGCCGCAGGTCACCGCCATTGGCCTGGATATCTCCGACTCCGCAGCGGTCAACGAGGCATTTGACCGGATCCGAGAGAACCACGGCAAACTGCACGCGCTGGTCAATGCGGCCGGAGTCAGCGTGCCCAACAGGCGGGCCGTGGAATGGGTGGACGACATCAACCACCGCATGGTCGAGGCCATGAAGAAGGGCGAGCCCTTCGCGCCGGAGTTCCTCGGCGAGATCCCGGACGAGGATTTCGACCGCGTGATGAAGATCAACCTCTACGGCACCTTCTACACCACCCGCGCGGCGGTGCCCCTGCTCAAGGCGGCCGGTGGGGGAGCGATCACCAACTTCGCCTCCATCGCAGGACTCGTCTCCCTGCCGATGCCGGCCTACTACCCGGCGTCCAAGGCAGCGGTGGTCGGTATGACCCGCTCCAACGCCGGGGAACTGGCCCCCTTCAACATCCGCGTCAACGCGCTGGCCCCGGCCGGCATCAACACCGCCATGATGAACCAGTCCGGCGATGACCACGTCCAGGCGCTGCTGTCGCTCCAGCCCCTCAAACGCCTGGCGGAACCCGAGGAGGTCGCGCAGACGCTGGTGTTCCTCTCCTCTGATGCCGGAGCCCACTACACCGGCCAGGTCTTCTCCCCGTCCGGCGGCGCCTACCTCACCTAA
- a CDS encoding serine hydrolase domain-containing protein has product MAFNPAQLKRIEETIQADIDRGDYDGVNVIIAQHGEIALQGTYGFAERATGRPSQQDDIYRILSLTKAFTNALAYRALGEGKLALSTRVIDIIPEFLGTDPFHMLRKDRINLWNLLTHTSGMPATPNPGLPLTECRLLPDVAKALGSVDVVHDPGTQVNYSPAINHALIGEMVRRAYGHDSFRDMAREMIFEPLGMKDTAFGLPKQNQDRAVPIKAYVDEEGFLRPEDIEGLNEVITEDAELPWVGATSTVDDVFKFVEMLRRKGEVNGEQLIAPTVIEQATTLQTGDMMNDLYTMVNTQMGWEAPKGNIGLGVILSGTGPVPNFFGPFTSPEAFGNNGAGSTLFWVDPVLDVTFVFLSAGVMDEGLNVARFQKLSTMVSAAVV; this is encoded by the coding sequence ATGGCTTTCAACCCCGCACAGCTCAAGCGTATCGAAGAGACCATCCAGGCCGATATCGACCGCGGCGACTATGACGGCGTCAACGTCATCATCGCCCAGCACGGTGAAATCGCGCTGCAGGGAACCTACGGTTTCGCGGAGCGTGCCACCGGACGCCCGTCCCAGCAGGATGACATCTACCGCATCCTCTCCCTGACCAAGGCATTCACCAATGCACTGGCCTACCGTGCACTGGGTGAGGGCAAGCTCGCCCTGTCCACCCGCGTCATTGACATCATCCCGGAATTCCTCGGAACCGACCCGTTCCACATGCTCCGCAAGGACAGGATCAACCTGTGGAACCTGTTGACCCACACCTCCGGCATGCCCGCCACCCCGAACCCGGGCCTGCCGTTGACGGAATGCCGCTTGCTTCCCGATGTAGCCAAGGCTCTCGGCAGCGTTGACGTGGTGCACGATCCGGGGACCCAGGTCAACTACTCCCCGGCGATCAACCACGCACTGATCGGCGAGATGGTGCGCCGCGCCTACGGCCACGACAGCTTCCGCGACATGGCGCGGGAGATGATCTTCGAGCCCCTCGGCATGAAGGACACCGCCTTCGGTCTGCCGAAGCAGAACCAGGACCGCGCAGTTCCCATCAAGGCATATGTGGATGAGGAGGGATTCCTGCGTCCCGAGGACATCGAGGGCCTCAATGAGGTCATCACCGAGGATGCGGAGCTGCCCTGGGTGGGCGCGACCTCCACCGTGGACGACGTGTTCAAGTTCGTCGAGATGCTCCGTCGCAAGGGCGAGGTCAACGGCGAGCAGCTCATCGCCCCGACCGTCATCGAGCAGGCCACCACCCTCCAGACCGGCGACATGATGAATGACCTCTACACCATGGTCAACACACAGATGGGTTGGGAGGCCCCGAAGGGCAACATCGGTCTCGGAGTAATTCTCTCCGGTACCGGCCCCGTGCCCAACTTCTTCGGCCCCTTCACCTCCCCCGAGGCGTTCGGCAACAACGGCGCCGGCTCCACCCTGTTCTGGGTCGACCCGGTCCTCGACGTCACCTTCGTGTTCCTGTCCGCGGGCGTGATGGACGAGGGCCTCAACGTCGCCCGATTCCAGAAACTCTCCACGATGGTCTCCGCCGCAGTCGTCTGA